In Nostoc sp. UHCC 0926, a single genomic region encodes these proteins:
- a CDS encoding metal ABC transporter solute-binding protein, Zn/Mn family gives MIKFRKRQSAITFDDAFPYLAKRYNLKQVAVVQIPEDQLSPTDVQNVVNAVKKYKVKALFSEPGVDNKFNPASPKT, from the coding sequence ATGATAAAATTTAGAAAAAGGCAATCCGCTATTACCTTTGATGATGCGTTTCCATATTTAGCTAAACGCTATAACCTCAAGCAAGTTGCTGTGGTGCAAATTCCCGAAGATCAACTTTCACCAACAGATGTGCAAAATGTAGTCAATGCTGTGAAAAAGTACAAAGTTAAAGCTTTATTTAGTGAACCAGGAGTAGATAACAAATTTAATCCAGCCTCTCCAAAGACTTGA
- a CDS encoding Npun_F0296 family exosortase-dependent surface protein, translating to MSTIQKLSLALIGTAVVCMSANPAGAVSLTQGGSTPVAGEGQYTNIQGATTINFNSGTATDPNGFVTYSPTNGIVQGSVDSQYAAPFGDTSKYLTVAPQGAQANGQNIPGNTGNETITFAKAVDYFGFYWGSIDTYNIVDVYSGGNLLKTFSGADVPNAPANGEQSGNANNVYVNLLANTSIGETFDKVVLRTTGIAFETDNHSYRLASVPEPTATLGLLAFGVMSVGSFVKRKLKLV from the coding sequence ATGTCTACTATACAAAAACTATCATTAGCCTTAATTGGAACAGCAGTTGTTTGCATGAGTGCTAACCCAGCTGGCGCTGTTAGCCTGACTCAAGGAGGTTCCACACCTGTTGCAGGAGAAGGTCAATATACTAATATTCAAGGAGCTACAACGATCAACTTCAATTCCGGGACAGCAACAGATCCAAACGGATTTGTTACTTACTCTCCAACCAATGGAATTGTCCAAGGGAGTGTAGATAGTCAATATGCTGCCCCCTTCGGTGATACCAGCAAATACTTAACGGTTGCGCCACAAGGTGCCCAAGCTAACGGTCAGAATATTCCAGGAAACACTGGTAATGAAACTATTACCTTTGCTAAGGCTGTTGATTACTTTGGCTTCTACTGGGGGTCAATAGACACATATAACATTGTGGATGTCTATAGTGGAGGTAATTTACTAAAAACATTTAGTGGCGCAGATGTTCCAAACGCTCCAGCGAATGGTGAACAGAGTGGTAATGCAAATAATGTGTATGTTAATTTGTTAGCAAATACTAGTATAGGAGAGACTTTTGATAAGGTAGTTTTAAGAACAACTGGTATTGCATTTGAAACTGATAACCACAGCTACAGACTAGCTAGTGTCCCTGAACCTACTGCAACATTGGGCTTGCTAGCATTCGGTGTTATGAGTGTTGGTTCATTTGTGAAGCGGAAATTAAAATTAGTTTAG
- a CDS encoding iron uptake porin, whose protein sequence is MQKFCKYLLVSPAICGVMLFMNTATFAGETSGTSEINQAQVLANPDTRATNTAPDQTMAQVTSVSQFSDVQPTDWAFQALQSLVERYGCIAGYPNSTYRGNRALTRYEFAAGLNACLDRVNELIATATGDLVNKQDLATLQKLQEDFSAELATLRGRVDAVEVRSAELEANRFSTTTKLNGEVVIAIADVVSGNTVNGQKVNQNTVLANRVRLNLDTSFTGKDLLRTRLQATNLDPFSQTATFTPEGDFRFAGGNNSNGVVIDALLYQFPLGDKTDIILEANAGAIDDFTNTVNPYLDGDGGSGALSHFGTRNPIYYLVNGTGIGVKHEFSDQLELSFGYLANDAANPQLGSGLFNGAYGAMGQLTVKPSKQITLGLTYINAYKNTFFANGSGGSNNANDNILQNASSNSYGIEASFQPSSKFVIGGWAGLTKARVLSVGDADIWNYAVTLAFPDLGKTGNIAGIIVGMEPKVTSVSNSLSNAGINKDPDTSYHVEGFYQYKLSDNISITPGVIWLTGPDHNNDNDDIVIGTVRTTFTF, encoded by the coding sequence ATGCAAAAATTCTGTAAATATCTGCTAGTTAGTCCAGCAATCTGCGGTGTAATGCTATTTATGAATACTGCTACATTTGCAGGTGAAACATCTGGCACGTCTGAAATCAATCAAGCGCAAGTTTTAGCTAATCCAGACACAAGAGCTACGAACACAGCGCCAGATCAGACAATGGCGCAAGTTACCTCCGTGTCTCAATTTTCTGATGTACAACCCACTGACTGGGCATTCCAAGCATTGCAGTCCTTGGTTGAGCGCTATGGCTGTATTGCCGGATACCCAAATAGCACTTATCGCGGTAATCGGGCATTAACGCGATATGAGTTTGCTGCTGGTTTGAATGCTTGTCTTGATCGCGTTAACGAACTTATTGCTACAGCCACTGGCGATTTAGTTAATAAACAAGATTTAGCCACATTACAAAAGCTGCAAGAAGATTTTTCAGCAGAACTTGCGACACTCCGAGGTCGTGTAGATGCAGTAGAAGTACGCAGTGCTGAATTGGAGGCGAATCGGTTTTCAACCACAACCAAACTGAATGGGGAAGTAGTAATAGCGATCGCGGATGTCGTAAGTGGAAATACAGTTAATGGTCAAAAAGTCAACCAAAATACTGTCCTTGCAAATCGGGTGCGTCTGAACCTCGACACCAGTTTTACTGGTAAAGATTTACTCAGAACACGACTTCAGGCAACAAACCTAGACCCCTTCTCTCAGACTGCCACCTTTACACCAGAAGGTGACTTCCGATTTGCTGGTGGTAACAACAGTAATGGAGTCGTGATAGACGCACTGTTGTATCAGTTCCCTCTCGGTGATAAAACAGACATCATCCTAGAAGCAAATGCAGGTGCAATTGATGATTTCACTAACACAGTCAATCCGTACCTTGATGGGGACGGTGGTAGCGGTGCCCTTTCCCATTTTGGGACTCGCAACCCAATTTATTATCTAGTCAATGGTACTGGTATAGGAGTCAAACACGAGTTTAGTGATCAGCTGGAACTAAGCTTCGGGTATTTAGCGAATGATGCTGCTAACCCTCAGCTAGGCTCTGGACTGTTCAACGGTGCTTATGGTGCTATGGGGCAGTTAACTGTTAAGCCTAGCAAGCAAATTACCCTTGGTTTGACCTACATTAACGCCTACAAAAATACTTTTTTTGCCAATGGTAGTGGTGGTAGCAATAACGCTAATGACAACATATTGCAGAATGCTTCTAGCAACTCCTACGGTATTGAAGCATCCTTTCAACCTAGCTCAAAATTCGTGATTGGCGGTTGGGCTGGCTTAACCAAAGCTCGCGTCCTTTCAGTTGGTGATGCTGACATCTGGAACTATGCCGTCACACTGGCTTTCCCGGATCTTGGTAAAACAGGTAACATTGCAGGCATTATTGTGGGTATGGAACCTAAAGTTACCAGTGTGAGCAATTCTCTCAGCAATGCAGGTATCAACAAAGATCCAGACACTTCATATCACGTTGAAGGTTTCTATCAATATAAGCTGAGTGACAATATCAGCATTACCCCAGGAGTTATCTGGCTAACAGGGCCAGATCATAACAATGACAACGATGATATCGTCATTGGTACAGTCAGAACCACATTCACTTTCTAA
- a CDS encoding DUF6745 domain-containing protein encodes MSLIEKLTPEEEALIPVYRQKWRAIALSTERIDRQKAAEVLKATYTAIGKQQPEIIFCESPYAGLKIIFKKLPNLTFNNINLISLNNNVCNYISANLTNKDREFSYQINMQILRQLTILEPSFTPREYILEDKFQNQPKFNIYLGDRLWLNFQNLANRCCHVDFYVSVLNYYYSKKRWETLQSLSRFCGWISPFEKFCIVCDRPLHLRFDNQNILHAEGEPAIEFTDGYSFYSYHGVTLPEKYGKIHPQQWQAEWLLTEDNAELRRVLIQAIGYARICQELQAIELDNWQEYTLLKIDNNVDIEPIYLLKMTCPSTSFIHALRVPPNMNSAREAICWVNWGIEPEEFAIQT; translated from the coding sequence ATGTCACTGATTGAAAAGTTAACGCCTGAGGAAGAGGCTTTGATTCCAGTTTATCGCCAGAAGTGGAGAGCGATCGCGCTTTCAACTGAGCGGATTGATCGTCAAAAAGCTGCGGAAGTTCTTAAAGCTACATATACAGCTATCGGTAAACAACAGCCAGAAATTATTTTTTGTGAAAGTCCTTATGCTGGTTTAAAAATTATTTTTAAAAAGCTACCTAATTTAACTTTTAATAATATAAATCTCATAAGTTTAAATAATAATGTTTGCAACTATATTAGTGCAAATTTAACTAATAAAGATAGAGAATTTTCATATCAAATAAATATGCAGATTCTTAGACAATTAACTATTCTTGAACCAAGTTTCACTCCCCGAGAATATATATTAGAAGATAAATTCCAAAATCAGCCTAAATTCAATATATATTTAGGAGATCGTCTCTGGTTAAATTTCCAAAATTTGGCGAATCGTTGTTGTCATGTGGATTTTTACGTTTCTGTATTAAATTATTATTACAGCAAAAAAAGATGGGAAACTTTACAGTCTTTATCAAGGTTTTGTGGTTGGATTTCTCCATTTGAAAAATTTTGTATAGTATGCGATCGCCCCCTTCACCTGCGCTTCGATAATCAAAATATTCTCCACGCTGAAGGCGAACCCGCGATTGAATTTACCGATGGATATAGCTTTTACTCCTACCACGGTGTAACCTTACCTGAAAAATACGGTAAAATCCACCCGCAGCAATGGCAGGCTGAATGGCTTTTAACAGAGGACAATGCCGAATTAAGACGAGTACTAATTCAGGCTATTGGTTACGCCCGAATTTGCCAAGAACTACAAGCTATTGAATTAGATAATTGGCAAGAATATACACTATTAAAAATTGATAACAATGTGGATATCGAGCCAATTTATTTATTAAAAATGACTTGCCCTAGCACAAGCTTTATTCACGCCTTGCGTGTTCCACCGAATATGAACTCAGCGCGTGAGGCAATTTGCTGGGTAAATTGGGGAATAGAACCAGAGGAATTTGCTATACAAACATAA
- the aroQ gene encoding type II 3-dehydroquinate dehydratase translates to MLNSTLQPLSILALHGPNLNLLGQREPGIYGSLTLAQINRLLEEEGFKLQAKVFPVQSNHEGILVDTIHGALGQHQGILINAGAYTHTSVALRDAIAAVNLPTVEVHLSNIYRREDFRHHSYIAPVAIGQISGFGGQSYLLGLQALVHFLRKDEG, encoded by the coding sequence GTGCTGAACTCGACTTTACAACCCTTAAGCATTCTGGCACTGCACGGGCCAAACTTGAATTTGCTAGGACAGCGAGAACCAGGAATTTATGGTTCTTTGACGCTAGCTCAAATTAACCGCCTGTTAGAAGAAGAAGGATTCAAGTTACAGGCGAAAGTTTTTCCTGTGCAGTCAAATCATGAAGGAATTTTGGTAGATACTATTCATGGGGCATTAGGACAACATCAGGGAATTTTGATTAATGCAGGGGCATATACCCATACAAGTGTGGCATTGCGAGATGCGATCGCTGCTGTTAATTTGCCCACAGTAGAAGTACATCTGAGTAATATTTACCGCCGGGAAGATTTTCGCCATCATTCGTACATTGCTCCAGTAGCAATCGGGCAAATAAGTGGTTTTGGCGGACAAAGTTACTTGTTGGGCTTACAAGCTTTAGTGCATTTTTTAAGAAAAGATGAAGGATGA
- a CDS encoding site-specific integrase — protein sequence MTSPSSLDAVLAKINQRLKIAQIGVSVEQINNRLFLRATLPPKPTSIKTKPYQQRIALGLYASKEGFKRAEAEARLLGGLLACKSFQWDSYLKLPAAETDAVETIENLIQRFEKYYFQTRDRNHQSETTWTIDYWQIFKKLPQAEMLNAENILKAVTATTPDTKTRKRTCMALSALARFAQVEINLKPYKGKYSPKLVTPRDLPTDTTIAKIFYQIESESWRWVYGMLATYGLRNHEVFRLDNLAIARGDYIINISENSKTGSRCVWPCYPEWFEEFQLENVSLPKVDLNQSNAALGHVVTTWFNRHSIGFAPYNLRHAWAVRTLVLGLDISLAAQQMGHSAKVHSELYHRWISRQYHQRAFEMMASKNERLQAPRILGHEKTVKSSD from the coding sequence ATGACTTCACCTAGTTCTCTGGATGCCGTTCTTGCCAAAATCAACCAGCGGCTAAAAATAGCTCAAATTGGCGTGAGCGTTGAGCAAATCAACAATCGCCTTTTTCTTCGCGCTACCCTGCCGCCAAAACCAACCTCCATCAAAACTAAACCCTACCAGCAACGAATCGCCCTCGGATTGTACGCAAGCAAAGAAGGATTCAAACGAGCCGAAGCCGAAGCACGGCTATTGGGTGGGTTACTCGCTTGCAAAAGTTTTCAATGGGACTCTTACTTAAAATTGCCCGCCGCCGAAACTGATGCAGTTGAAACCATCGAAAATTTGATCCAAAGATTTGAAAAATATTATTTTCAAACTAGAGATCGCAATCACCAAAGCGAGACGACTTGGACGATTGACTACTGGCAAATATTCAAAAAGTTACCCCAAGCAGAAATGCTCAACGCTGAGAATATTTTAAAAGCGGTAACGGCGACAACACCTGACACCAAGACTCGTAAGCGTACTTGTATGGCGCTTTCGGCGCTGGCCCGATTCGCCCAAGTTGAAATAAACCTCAAACCCTACAAAGGGAAATACAGTCCGAAGCTAGTGACACCGCGAGATTTACCAACGGACACAACCATTGCCAAGATTTTTTACCAGATTGAGTCGGAGTCCTGGCGCTGGGTGTACGGAATGTTAGCAACCTATGGCTTGCGAAATCATGAAGTGTTCCGCTTGGATAATCTAGCCATTGCCCGTGGCGACTACATCATAAATATCAGCGAAAATTCCAAAACCGGATCACGTTGTGTTTGGCCTTGCTACCCAGAATGGTTTGAGGAATTTCAGTTAGAAAATGTCTCCTTGCCAAAAGTTGACCTAAACCAATCAAATGCAGCTCTTGGTCACGTCGTCACCACCTGGTTTAACCGTCATTCAATTGGATTTGCTCCCTACAACTTACGCCACGCCTGGGCAGTTCGGACTTTGGTACTGGGCTTAGATATTTCCTTAGCAGCCCAGCAAATGGGACATAGTGCGAAAGTTCATTCTGAACTCTATCATCGCTGGATCAGCCGCCAGTATCACCAAAGAGCCTTTGAAATGATGGCCAGTAAAAACGAACGCCTCCAAGCTCCCCGGATTTTGGGTCACGAAAAAACGGTAAAATCTTCTGACTAA
- the topA gene encoding type I DNA topoisomerase has product MSTLVIVESPTKARTIRNYLPSGYRVEASMGHVRDLPQSASEIPAAVKGETWAQLGVNVDADFEPVYVVPKDKKKIVTQLKEALKDVDELILATDEDREGESISWHLYQLLKPKVPTKRMVFHEITQDAIKKALKNCRNIDEQLVRAQETRRILDRLVGYTLSPLLWKKIAWGLSAGRVQSVAVRLLVTRERQRRAFHEGTYWDLKASLSKEKTPFGAQLVTLGGSKIANGSDFDATTGQITAGRNVLLLNVDQAVALKERLTGKTWNVADIEERPVTRKPSPPFTTSTLQQESNRKLRLSARDTMRVAQNLYEQGYITYMRTDSVHLSDQAIAAARSCVEKLYGQQYLSPQARQYTTKSKGAQEAHEAIRPAGSTFRTPQETALGGRELAVYDLIWKRTVACQMADSRQTQISVQLQVEDAGFRSSGKRIEFPGYLRAYVEGSDDPEAALEDQEVILPNLKVGDHPNCTDLEAVGHETQPPARYTEATLVKTLESEGIGRPSTYASIIGTIIDKGYAQLVSNALIPTFTAFAVTDLLEKHFPDIVDPSFTSKMEQTLDDIATGEAKWLPYLQQFYLGEKGLETLVKERESQIDPTKARTVELENLDAKVRIGKYGPYIEVGNGEGVITASIPKDLTPADLDPKQVEVLLRQKTTGPDQVGRHPETGEPIYVKIGAYGPYVQLGDKTDENPKPKQASLLKGVTPETVTLEMAVGLLALPRTLGVHPVTGGKIQASLGRFGPYVVHDQGKEGKDYRSLKAADNVLTINLERALELLSEPKKGRSSTNSKSKAALRELGTHPEDGETINIYDGPYGPYIKHGKTNVSIPEGQSVEDVTLAAALNLLAAKASTAKSTRKTSKSTSSKSKSTAKSSTTAAKKKGTEG; this is encoded by the coding sequence ATGTCAACTCTCGTCATCGTCGAATCTCCAACCAAAGCTCGTACCATTCGCAACTACCTGCCATCAGGCTATCGGGTGGAGGCGTCTATGGGTCATGTGCGTGACCTCCCCCAGTCGGCTAGTGAAATTCCCGCTGCCGTCAAAGGGGAAACATGGGCGCAGCTAGGGGTAAATGTGGACGCCGACTTTGAACCGGTATATGTTGTCCCGAAAGACAAAAAGAAAATTGTCACCCAGCTCAAAGAAGCCCTCAAAGATGTAGATGAACTGATTCTGGCAACGGACGAAGACCGGGAAGGTGAAAGCATTAGTTGGCATTTATACCAATTGCTCAAGCCGAAAGTTCCGACAAAGCGGATGGTGTTTCACGAAATTACCCAAGACGCGATCAAAAAAGCTCTGAAAAACTGCCGCAATATCGATGAGCAGTTGGTTCGCGCCCAAGAAACGCGGCGGATTTTGGATCGACTGGTGGGCTATACCTTGTCTCCACTCCTATGGAAAAAAATCGCCTGGGGATTATCTGCTGGGCGAGTGCAATCTGTAGCCGTGCGACTTTTAGTCACTAGAGAACGCCAACGCCGTGCTTTCCATGAAGGTACGTACTGGGATTTGAAAGCCAGTTTGTCAAAGGAAAAAACCCCCTTTGGTGCCCAGTTGGTCACATTGGGAGGAAGTAAAATAGCTAACGGCAGCGATTTTGACGCAACGACTGGACAAATTACCGCAGGTCGCAATGTCTTGTTGCTAAACGTTGACCAAGCGGTAGCCCTCAAGGAACGCCTGACTGGGAAAACCTGGAATGTTGCCGACATTGAGGAACGCCCAGTGACGCGCAAACCGTCGCCACCGTTCACTACCTCGACGCTGCAACAAGAATCTAACCGGAAACTGCGCCTCTCAGCCCGTGACACGATGCGGGTTGCCCAGAATTTGTACGAGCAAGGGTATATTACCTATATGCGGACAGATTCGGTGCATTTGTCAGATCAGGCGATCGCAGCTGCTCGGAGTTGTGTAGAAAAGCTCTACGGTCAACAATACCTCAGTCCCCAAGCTCGGCAATACACTACCAAATCCAAAGGCGCACAAGAGGCGCACGAAGCAATTCGTCCAGCAGGTAGCACCTTCCGCACCCCCCAAGAAACTGCTTTGGGCGGTCGAGAACTTGCCGTTTACGATTTGATTTGGAAGCGGACTGTCGCCTGTCAAATGGCTGATTCCCGCCAAACTCAAATTAGCGTGCAATTGCAAGTTGAGGACGCTGGATTCCGTTCTTCTGGCAAACGGATTGAATTTCCTGGATACTTACGTGCCTACGTCGAAGGTTCAGACGACCCAGAAGCAGCATTGGAAGACCAGGAAGTAATTTTGCCGAATCTGAAAGTGGGAGATCATCCGAATTGTACAGATTTAGAAGCAGTTGGTCATGAAACCCAACCACCAGCTAGGTACACGGAAGCTACTTTGGTGAAAACCTTGGAAAGCGAAGGTATCGGTCGTCCCAGTACCTATGCCAGCATCATTGGCACGATTATCGACAAGGGTTATGCCCAATTGGTGAGTAACGCTCTCATTCCTACCTTCACCGCTTTCGCCGTCACCGACTTGCTGGAAAAACATTTCCCGGACATCGTTGATCCCAGTTTTACCTCGAAGATGGAGCAAACCCTTGATGACATTGCCACAGGTGAAGCGAAATGGTTACCCTACTTGCAGCAATTCTATCTGGGAGAAAAAGGGCTGGAAACCCTGGTAAAAGAACGGGAAAGTCAAATTGATCCCACCAAAGCTAGGACTGTAGAACTGGAGAATCTAGATGCCAAAGTCCGCATTGGTAAATATGGCCCCTACATTGAAGTCGGAAATGGTGAGGGGGTTATCACCGCCTCAATTCCCAAAGACTTGACACCAGCAGACCTCGACCCCAAACAGGTAGAAGTATTGCTACGTCAAAAAACTACAGGCCCTGACCAGGTAGGTCGGCATCCCGAAACTGGCGAACCGATTTATGTGAAAATTGGTGCTTATGGACCCTATGTCCAATTGGGTGATAAAACCGACGAAAACCCCAAACCGAAACAAGCCTCCCTACTCAAAGGTGTCACCCCGGAAACCGTTACCCTGGAAATGGCTGTTGGTCTGTTGGCATTACCCCGGACATTGGGAGTTCATCCAGTCACTGGCGGCAAAATCCAAGCAAGTTTGGGACGCTTTGGCCCTTATGTCGTTCATGACCAGGGTAAAGAGGGGAAAGACTACCGCTCCCTGAAAGCTGCTGATAATGTATTGACAATTAACCTAGAACGTGCACTGGAATTATTGTCCGAACCAAAAAAGGGGCGCAGTTCCACCAACAGCAAGTCCAAGGCAGCCTTACGCGAATTGGGTACACATCCAGAGGATGGGGAAACAATTAACATTTACGATGGTCCCTATGGCCCTTACATCAAGCATGGCAAAACTAATGTGAGTATCCCAGAAGGTCAATCGGTAGAAGATGTAACCCTGGCTGCGGCGCTGAACTTGTTGGCAGCTAAGGCATCGACAGCGAAATCGACTCGCAAAACGAGTAAATCAACGAGTTCCAAATCTAAGTCAACTGCTAAGTCATCAACGACTGCTGCGAAAAAAAAAGGTACAGAAGGTTAA